In Seriola aureovittata isolate HTS-2021-v1 ecotype China chromosome 17, ASM2101889v1, whole genome shotgun sequence, a genomic segment contains:
- the LOC130184804 gene encoding somatostatin receptor type 2-like produces MDSWIFPSSPPNLSDHLMYDSFMQVNESDLNGNYTDHSFNRISTVVITCMYFLVCTVGLCGNALVIYVILRYAKMKTVTNIYILNLAVADVLFMLGLPFIAIQLALVHWPFGPVLCRVVMTVDSLNQFTSIFCLMVMSIDRYLAVVHPIKSTKWRKPRMAKTINLAVWGVSLMVNLPIVIYSGIITKHDGCFCTIVWPEPQEAYYTAFMFYTFILGFFLPLMVICLCYLFIIIKVKSSGIRVGSSKRKRSERKVTRMVSIVVAVFVFCWLPFYIFNVTSVTGTISTTPILRSTFAFVVVLGYANSCANPILYAFLSENFKKSFQNVLCLKKVGGLDEVERSDSRHDKSRMMNDPTETQSTLLNGDLQTSI; encoded by the coding sequence ATGGACTCCTGGATCTTCCCATCATCCCCTCCGAACCTGTCCGACCACCTCATGTATGACAGCTTCATGCAGGTTAATGAGTCTGACCTCAATGGGAACTACACAGACCACAGCTTCAACAGAATCAGTACGGTGGTCATCACCTGCATGTACTTCCTGGTTTGCACTGTGGGGCTCTGTGGAAACGCCCTCGTCATCTATGTCATCCTGCGCTACGCCAAGATGAAGACAGTCACCAACATCTACATCCTCAACCTGGCAGTGGCTGATGTGCTCTTCATGCTAGGCCTACCATTCATCGCCATCCAGCTGGCGCTGGTCCACTGGCCCTTCGGTCCCGTTCTCTGCAGGGTGGTGATGACGGTGGACTCCCTGAACCAGTTCACTTCCATCTTCTGCCTGATGGTCATGAGCATCGACCGCTACCTGGCTGTGGTGCATCCGATTAAGTCCACAAAGTGGCGCAAGCCCCGCATGGCCAAGACTATCAACTTAGCAGTGTGGGGAGTGTCGCTGATGGTTAACCTGCCCATCGTTATCTACAGCGGCATCATCACGAAGCACGATGGCTGCTTCTGCACCATCGTGTGGCCTGAGCCCCAAGAGGCCTACTACACAGCGTTCATGTTCTACACCTTTATCCTGGGCTTCTTCCTGCCCCTCATGGTCATCTGCCTTTGCTActtgttcatcatcatcaaggtGAAGTCCTCAGGCATCCGCGTGGGCTCGTCCAAGAGGAAGCGCTCAGAGAGGAAGGTGACTCGGATGGTGTCCATCGTGGTGGCGGTGTTTGTATTCTGCTGGCTGCCTTTTTACATCTTCAATGTCACCTCAGTAACGGGCACCATCAGCACCACTCCCATCCTGAGGAGCACTTTTGCTTTTGTGGTGGTACTGGGATACGCCAACAGCTGCGCCAACCCCATCCTCTACGCTTTCCTGTCAGAGAACTTCAAGAAGAGTTTCCAGAACGTTCTCTGTCTTAAGAAGGTGGGGGGGCTGGATGAGGTTGAGCGCAGCGATAGCCGGCATGATAAATCTCGTATGATGAACGACCCGACGGAGACCCAAAGTACTCTGCTGAACGGGGACCTGCAGACCAGCATTTGA
- the LOC130184802 gene encoding ubiquitin carboxyl-terminal hydrolase 22-like isoform X1, with product MSPAGCSHVNGYKVDNWKQNLRVIYQCFVWSGTAETRRRKVRQSDAGWTELAKSCICHMCGAHLNRLHSCLYCVFFGCFTKKHIHEHAKNKRHNLAIDLLYGGIYCFVCQDYIYDKDMEQIAKEEQRKAWKLQGIGEKYTTWEPTKRELELLRHNPKRRKITTNCTIGLRGLINLGNTCFMNCIVQALTHTPLLRDFFLSDRHKCEMQSNSCLVCEMSQLFQEFYSGHRSPHIPFRLLHLVWTHARHLAGYEQQDAHEFLIAALDVLHRHCKGDTIRDDNGKKANNPNHCNCIIDQIFTGGLQSDVTCQVCHGVSTTIDPFWDISLDLPGSSTPFWPLSPGGDGSTVNGESHLSGSTTLTDCLRRFTRPEHLGSSAKIKCGGCHSYQESTKQLTMKKLPIVACFHLKRFEHSAKLRRKITTYVSFPLELDMTPFMASSKESRMNGQYQQTVDVLNNDNKYSLFAVVNHQGTLESGHYTSFIRQHKDQWFKCDDAIITKASIKDVLDSEGYLLFYHKQFLEYE from the exons ATGAGTCCGGCCGGGTGCTCCCATGTGAACGGTTATAAGGTGGACAATTGGAAACAAAATCTTCGAGTCATATACCAATGCTTTGTTTGGAGTGGTACTGCTGAGACCAGGAGACGCAAG GTGCGTCAGAGTGATGCAGGATGGACAGAGCTG GCCAAGTCGTGCATTTGTCACATGTGTGGCGCCCACCTGAACCGACTCCACTCTTGTCTCTACTGCGTCTTTTTCGGCTGTTTTACGAAGAAACACATCCACGAGCACGCAAAAAACAAGAGACACAATCTAG CGATAGACTTATTATACGGCGGAatatattgttttgtgtgtcaagACTACATATACGACAAAGACATGGAGCAGATTGccaaagaggagcagaggaaagcCTGGAAATTGCAAG gCATAGGAGAGAAATACACGACGTGGGAGCCGACCAAGAGGGAGCTAGAGTTATTACGACATAATCCAAAGCGGAGGAAAATCACTACAAACTGTACCATAG GTTTACGAGGGTTAATAAACCTGGGCAACACATGTTTCATGAACTGTATTGTTCAGgccctaacacacacaccactgctgcGAGACTTCTTCCTCTCCGACAGACACAAGTGCGAGATGCAATCAAACTCCTGTCTGGTGTGTGAGATGTCGCAGCTCTTTCAGGAG TTCTACTCGGGCCACCGTTCGCCCCACATTCCCTTCCGGCTGCTGCACCTGGTGTGGACACACGCACGTCACCTCGCAGGCTACGAGCAGCAAGACGCCCACGAATTCCTCATCGCAGCGCTGGACGTACTACACAGGCACTGCAAAGGGGACACCATCA GAGACGACAATGGGAAGAAGGCCAACAATCCAAACCACTGTAACTGCATCATTGACCAAATCTTTACTGGTGGCCTGCAATCAGATGTTACTTGTCAAGTTTGCCA tGGTGTTTCCACGACGATAGATCCATTCTGGGACATCAGTCTGGACCTGCCTGGTTCATCCACACCTTTCTGGCCCCTCAGCCCAGGAGGGGATGGCAGCACAGTCAATGGAGAGAGCCACCTGTCAGGGTCCACCACGCTCACAGACTGCCTACGCAG GTTTACGCGGCCCGAGCATCTAGGAAGCAGTGCCAAAATCAAGTGCGGCGGTTGCCATAGTTACCAGGAATCCACCAAACAGCTGACAATGAAGAAGCTCCCCATCGTAGCATGTTTCCATCTCAAA CGGTTTGAGCACTCTGCTAAACTGCGGAGGAAGATCACTACATACGTTTCCTTCCCTCTAGAGTTGGACATGACGCCTTTCATGGCATCCAG TAAAGAGAGCAGAATGAATGGGCAGTATCAACAAACGGTTGATGTATTAAACAACGACAATAA GTATTCCTTGTTTGCGGTGGTCAACCACCAAGGCACATTAGAGAGTGGCCACTACACCAGCTTCATCCGCCAGCACAAAGACCAGTGGTTCAAATGTGATGATGCCATAATCACCAAGGCCAGCATTAAGGATGTACTCGATAGTGAAGG GTATCTCTTATTCTACCATAAACAGTTCCTCGAGTATGAGTAG
- the LOC130184802 gene encoding ubiquitin carboxyl-terminal hydrolase 22-like isoform X2 encodes MSPAGCSHVNGYKVDNWKQNLRVIYQCFVWSGTAETRRRKAKSCICHMCGAHLNRLHSCLYCVFFGCFTKKHIHEHAKNKRHNLAIDLLYGGIYCFVCQDYIYDKDMEQIAKEEQRKAWKLQGIGEKYTTWEPTKRELELLRHNPKRRKITTNCTIGLRGLINLGNTCFMNCIVQALTHTPLLRDFFLSDRHKCEMQSNSCLVCEMSQLFQEFYSGHRSPHIPFRLLHLVWTHARHLAGYEQQDAHEFLIAALDVLHRHCKGDTIRDDNGKKANNPNHCNCIIDQIFTGGLQSDVTCQVCHGVSTTIDPFWDISLDLPGSSTPFWPLSPGGDGSTVNGESHLSGSTTLTDCLRRFTRPEHLGSSAKIKCGGCHSYQESTKQLTMKKLPIVACFHLKRFEHSAKLRRKITTYVSFPLELDMTPFMASSKESRMNGQYQQTVDVLNNDNKYSLFAVVNHQGTLESGHYTSFIRQHKDQWFKCDDAIITKASIKDVLDSEGYLLFYHKQFLEYE; translated from the exons ATGAGTCCGGCCGGGTGCTCCCATGTGAACGGTTATAAGGTGGACAATTGGAAACAAAATCTTCGAGTCATATACCAATGCTTTGTTTGGAGTGGTACTGCTGAGACCAGGAGACGCAAG GCCAAGTCGTGCATTTGTCACATGTGTGGCGCCCACCTGAACCGACTCCACTCTTGTCTCTACTGCGTCTTTTTCGGCTGTTTTACGAAGAAACACATCCACGAGCACGCAAAAAACAAGAGACACAATCTAG CGATAGACTTATTATACGGCGGAatatattgttttgtgtgtcaagACTACATATACGACAAAGACATGGAGCAGATTGccaaagaggagcagaggaaagcCTGGAAATTGCAAG gCATAGGAGAGAAATACACGACGTGGGAGCCGACCAAGAGGGAGCTAGAGTTATTACGACATAATCCAAAGCGGAGGAAAATCACTACAAACTGTACCATAG GTTTACGAGGGTTAATAAACCTGGGCAACACATGTTTCATGAACTGTATTGTTCAGgccctaacacacacaccactgctgcGAGACTTCTTCCTCTCCGACAGACACAAGTGCGAGATGCAATCAAACTCCTGTCTGGTGTGTGAGATGTCGCAGCTCTTTCAGGAG TTCTACTCGGGCCACCGTTCGCCCCACATTCCCTTCCGGCTGCTGCACCTGGTGTGGACACACGCACGTCACCTCGCAGGCTACGAGCAGCAAGACGCCCACGAATTCCTCATCGCAGCGCTGGACGTACTACACAGGCACTGCAAAGGGGACACCATCA GAGACGACAATGGGAAGAAGGCCAACAATCCAAACCACTGTAACTGCATCATTGACCAAATCTTTACTGGTGGCCTGCAATCAGATGTTACTTGTCAAGTTTGCCA tGGTGTTTCCACGACGATAGATCCATTCTGGGACATCAGTCTGGACCTGCCTGGTTCATCCACACCTTTCTGGCCCCTCAGCCCAGGAGGGGATGGCAGCACAGTCAATGGAGAGAGCCACCTGTCAGGGTCCACCACGCTCACAGACTGCCTACGCAG GTTTACGCGGCCCGAGCATCTAGGAAGCAGTGCCAAAATCAAGTGCGGCGGTTGCCATAGTTACCAGGAATCCACCAAACAGCTGACAATGAAGAAGCTCCCCATCGTAGCATGTTTCCATCTCAAA CGGTTTGAGCACTCTGCTAAACTGCGGAGGAAGATCACTACATACGTTTCCTTCCCTCTAGAGTTGGACATGACGCCTTTCATGGCATCCAG TAAAGAGAGCAGAATGAATGGGCAGTATCAACAAACGGTTGATGTATTAAACAACGACAATAA GTATTCCTTGTTTGCGGTGGTCAACCACCAAGGCACATTAGAGAGTGGCCACTACACCAGCTTCATCCGCCAGCACAAAGACCAGTGGTTCAAATGTGATGATGCCATAATCACCAAGGCCAGCATTAAGGATGTACTCGATAGTGAAGG GTATCTCTTATTCTACCATAAACAGTTCCTCGAGTATGAGTAG